One Kribbella sp. NBC_00662 genomic region harbors:
- a CDS encoding anti-sigma factor: MSDPYREWDSAYLLGALSAKDRRAYEEHLRTCAECSAEVASLAGVPGVLAALPAERALATITAEPPNLLPDLVRKVQRDRRKQRIRLGALIAGVGVTAAAIGAVIAIPLTDDEPQGDYVVLAQTVSSKLSADARLVPERWGTTIEISCRYDELATPSERARGYELYVTDASGKASLIASWTSSPGTTVKPAATTKLQRNEIKALDIRSSETGRVLLAVHF, translated from the coding sequence GTGAGCGACCCGTACCGGGAGTGGGACTCGGCGTACCTGCTCGGGGCGTTGTCGGCGAAGGACCGCCGCGCGTACGAGGAGCACCTGCGTACCTGTGCCGAATGCTCGGCCGAGGTTGCATCGCTGGCCGGCGTGCCCGGCGTACTCGCCGCTCTCCCGGCCGAACGGGCCCTGGCCACCATCACGGCCGAGCCGCCGAACTTGTTGCCCGATCTGGTCCGCAAGGTCCAGCGTGATCGGCGCAAGCAACGCATCCGGCTCGGAGCGTTGATCGCCGGGGTCGGCGTCACGGCCGCCGCGATCGGCGCGGTCATCGCGATCCCGCTGACCGATGACGAGCCGCAAGGCGACTACGTCGTACTCGCGCAGACGGTGAGCAGCAAGCTGTCCGCGGATGCCCGGCTGGTTCCGGAGCGTTGGGGTACGACGATCGAGATCAGCTGCCGGTACGACGAACTCGCGACGCCGAGCGAACGCGCCCGCGGATATGAGCTGTACGTCACAGACGCTTCCGGCAAGGCGTCGCTGATCGCGAGCTGGACGTCGTCGCCCGGTACGACGGTGAAACCGGCCGCCACGACGAAGCTGCAGCGCAACGAGATCAAGGCGCTGGACATCCGGAGTTCTGAGACCGGCCGGGTCCTGCTCGCCGTGCACTTCTGA
- a CDS encoding ArsR/SmtB family transcription factor, with product MSAEGEELAGWARMLADGTRATVCLALLDGRAWTATELAKLAKVSRPTISEHLNLLVGGGLLTEVRQGRHRYVKLAGPDTAELIEGLAALAPRRTEVANSLSAVSKRDAFARARTCYDHLAGKLGVALADAMTERGLIDWSDGIALTPEGQAWLENLGVQVEVRRGRPPLRSCLDVTERRPHLAGAVGAALCSHALQQGWVSHIPGGRALKVNGAVQAFGLSSGV from the coding sequence ATGAGTGCCGAAGGTGAGGAGCTGGCCGGCTGGGCGCGGATGCTCGCCGACGGGACGCGCGCGACGGTCTGTCTGGCGTTGCTCGACGGCCGGGCGTGGACCGCGACCGAGCTCGCGAAGCTGGCCAAGGTGTCGCGCCCGACGATCAGCGAGCATCTCAACCTGCTCGTCGGCGGCGGCCTGCTGACCGAAGTACGGCAGGGCCGCCACCGCTACGTGAAGCTCGCCGGACCGGACACCGCCGAATTGATCGAAGGACTCGCCGCGCTGGCACCCCGCCGTACCGAGGTCGCGAACAGCCTGTCGGCGGTCAGCAAACGAGACGCGTTCGCCAGAGCCAGGACGTGCTACGACCACCTGGCAGGCAAACTCGGCGTCGCGCTGGCCGACGCGATGACAGAGCGTGGTCTCATCGACTGGTCCGACGGGATCGCGTTGACGCCGGAAGGCCAAGCCTGGTTGGAGAATCTCGGCGTGCAGGTCGAGGTACGCCGCGGCCGGCCGCCGCTCAGATCCTGCCTGGACGTCACCGAACGACGGCCGCATCTGGCCGGCGCGGTCGGCGCCGCGCTGTGTTCGCACGCGCTTCAGCAGGGTTGGGTAAGTCACATTCCTGGCGGGCGCGCCCTGAAGGTGAACGGCGCCGTACAAGCGTTTGGACTCTCGTCCGGAGTCTGA
- a CDS encoding flavin reductase family protein, with the protein MTHLTIEPSILYVGTPVALLSTVNEDGTVNLAPMSSAWALGDVVVLGVGVTGQTAINLRSRPDVVINFPSPSQWEAVERLAGLTGRNPVPEHKQPRFRFEREKFAAAGLTPTASELVAPPRVLECPIQFEATVTHAELDAKGNFLIAQAEVLRVHAEEAIVVPGTSHVDPGTWSPLIYNFRHYFGLADELGESFRTETPRKWM; encoded by the coding sequence ATGACTCATCTGACCATCGAACCTTCGATCCTGTACGTCGGAACCCCGGTCGCGCTGCTCAGTACGGTGAACGAGGACGGGACCGTGAACCTGGCGCCGATGTCGTCGGCGTGGGCGCTGGGCGATGTCGTGGTCCTCGGCGTCGGCGTGACCGGTCAGACCGCGATCAACCTCCGCTCGCGCCCCGACGTGGTCATCAACTTCCCGTCGCCTTCACAGTGGGAGGCGGTTGAGCGTCTGGCCGGCCTGACCGGACGCAACCCCGTGCCTGAGCACAAGCAGCCCCGGTTCCGCTTCGAGCGTGAGAAGTTCGCGGCTGCCGGGCTGACGCCGACCGCCTCGGAGTTGGTTGCTCCACCTCGCGTGCTCGAGTGCCCGATCCAGTTCGAGGCAACCGTCACCCACGCCGAGCTAGATGCCAAGGGCAACTTCTTGATCGCCCAGGCCGAGGTCCTACGAGTCCACGCCGAGGAGGCGATCGTGGTCCCCGGCACTTCACACGTCGACCCCGGCACTTGGTCCCCCCTCATCTACAACTTCCGCCACTACTTCGGCCTGGCAGACGAACTGGGCGAGTCCTTCCGGACTGAAACCCCCAGGAAGTGGATGTAG
- a CDS encoding arylamine N-acetyltransferase, with protein MWNIESLDLDAYLARIGHARVAPSADALRSLHRAHVLAIPFENLDVVLGTHPGISLEAIQAKLVGRQRGGYCYEHALLFGAALEQLGFDVVRRVARVQPHKAGPRTHALLKVGVGGEWFLADVGFGAGQLYPTPLKDGALVDQAGWDHRLTLDGDVWTLSKKTADDWEPQHASNDEPVRPIDYEVYHHYVSTHANSPFTGRPVVMRVADGVVRRLVGDKLVVEYADGHTTERTVPAHDLPEVLKSLDVHLSDEELDRLRLM; from the coding sequence ATGTGGAACATCGAAAGCCTTGACCTGGACGCCTACCTCGCCCGGATCGGGCACGCGCGGGTGGCGCCGTCCGCGGATGCGTTGCGGAGTCTGCATCGGGCGCACGTGCTGGCGATCCCGTTCGAGAACCTCGACGTCGTCCTCGGGACGCATCCCGGGATCTCACTGGAGGCCATCCAGGCGAAGCTGGTCGGTCGGCAGCGAGGTGGGTACTGCTACGAGCACGCGTTGCTGTTCGGGGCGGCGCTCGAGCAGCTCGGGTTCGACGTCGTACGGCGGGTTGCTCGGGTGCAGCCGCACAAGGCGGGGCCGCGTACGCACGCTTTGTTGAAGGTGGGGGTTGGTGGGGAGTGGTTCCTGGCCGATGTCGGTTTCGGGGCTGGTCAGCTTTATCCGACTCCGTTGAAGGACGGCGCCCTGGTGGACCAGGCCGGGTGGGATCACCGGCTCACGCTCGACGGCGACGTCTGGACGCTCTCGAAGAAGACAGCTGATGATTGGGAACCACAACACGCATCGAACGACGAGCCCGTGCGCCCGATCGACTACGAGGTCTACCACCACTACGTCTCCACCCACGCGAACTCACCTTTCACCGGTCGTCCGGTGGTGATGCGCGTGGCGGACGGCGTCGTACGCCGCTTGGTAGGCGACAAACTCGTCGTCGAGTACGCCGACGGCCACACGACGGAGCGCACCGTCCCAGCACACGACCTCCCCGAAGTACTCAAATCCCTCGACGTCCACCTAAGCGACGAAGAACTCGACCGCCTCCGCCTGATGTAG
- a CDS encoding VOC family protein produces the protein MTVKELRLVVTADDYEEAVAFYRDVLGLPERASYSSDDGRVTILEVERATLEIADPGQADFIDAVEVGRRVAGKYRVAFEVEDSAATTRKLADAGATVIAEPTRTPWNSLNARLETPGGIQLTLFTELDLK, from the coding sequence ATGACGGTCAAGGAACTGCGGTTGGTGGTCACGGCGGACGACTACGAGGAGGCGGTCGCGTTCTACCGCGACGTACTCGGGCTGCCCGAGCGGGCGTCGTACTCCTCGGACGACGGACGGGTGACGATCCTCGAGGTCGAGCGGGCCACGCTCGAGATCGCGGATCCGGGGCAGGCGGACTTCATCGACGCGGTCGAGGTCGGTCGGCGGGTGGCCGGGAAGTACCGGGTCGCGTTCGAGGTGGAGGACTCGGCGGCGACGACGCGGAAGTTGGCCGACGCCGGCGCGACGGTGATCGCGGAGCCGACGCGTACGCCGTGGAACTCGCTCAACGCCCGACTCGAAACGCCTGGCGGCATCCAGCTGACGCTCTTCACCGAGCTTGACCTGAAGTAG
- a CDS encoding SgcJ/EcaC family oxidoreductase, translating into MNDILDDVLTQWKSAIDDHDPQRAAALFTEDAIFQGLHPYGVGRDAVAEYYESQPIGLSPQYKLLETRRLADDTVLAYLAVDFSFIDRPTLPVNLSVIVRRTSDGWLISHYQVSRL; encoded by the coding sequence ATGAACGACATCCTGGACGACGTACTCACCCAGTGGAAGTCAGCCATCGACGACCACGACCCGCAACGAGCCGCGGCCCTCTTCACCGAGGACGCGATCTTCCAAGGCCTGCATCCGTACGGCGTCGGTCGTGACGCCGTCGCGGAGTACTACGAATCCCAGCCCATCGGCCTGTCTCCGCAGTACAAACTGCTGGAGACCCGCCGGCTCGCCGACGACACCGTGCTCGCCTACCTGGCCGTCGACTTCTCCTTCATCGATCGCCCGACGCTCCCGGTCAACCTGAGCGTCATCGTCCGCCGGACGTCAGACGGCTGGCTGATCTCGCACTACCAGGTCTCGCGGTTGTAG
- a CDS encoding YbfB/YjiJ family MFS transporter: protein MTTKTLGVEKSPVGAVSGGAAWRLAGQGAAALAGGMGIGRFAYTPILPMMHAQAGLSPRLGAALATANYTGYLAGALAAIAVPRLLHSRWALRLSLLILTATLALMPLDRSGPLWLSLRLIAGIASALVFVIAVSAVLPRLHSHHVGWTFGGVGAGIALSGAVLAGGNWRTAWWITAVLTIACTVPAWHLTGSPTPRTAAGKTRSRHFNALLASYTLEGIGYIIAGTFLVAAINETATGAVGNGAWIIVGLAALPSTAIWAWLSRSWSRSTLLLVALVLQAVGIALPTFIHGIAAALISAALFGATFLGVANLAIALGAELDVPHAVAVLTTGYSLGQIIGPLAVGPLLHNGYHQALLVSAGVVALAATAALLVRHQPKELT, encoded by the coding sequence ATGACGACAAAGACGTTGGGCGTCGAGAAGTCGCCTGTTGGGGCGGTCAGTGGTGGTGCGGCGTGGCGGTTGGCTGGGCAGGGTGCGGCGGCGTTGGCCGGTGGGATGGGGATCGGCCGGTTCGCGTACACGCCGATCCTGCCGATGATGCACGCGCAGGCCGGCCTGTCACCGCGCCTCGGCGCAGCGCTCGCGACGGCCAACTACACCGGCTACCTGGCCGGCGCGCTGGCCGCGATCGCCGTACCGCGCCTGCTCCACTCCCGCTGGGCACTCCGGCTGTCGCTGCTCATCCTCACCGCGACCCTCGCGCTCATGCCGCTCGACCGGAGCGGTCCGCTCTGGCTCAGCCTGCGATTGATCGCGGGGATCGCGAGCGCGCTGGTGTTCGTGATCGCGGTCAGCGCCGTACTCCCCCGACTGCACAGCCACCACGTGGGCTGGACCTTCGGCGGAGTCGGGGCGGGCATCGCGCTCTCCGGCGCAGTACTTGCCGGCGGCAACTGGCGTACGGCGTGGTGGATCACCGCCGTGCTGACGATCGCGTGCACCGTCCCCGCCTGGCACCTGACCGGATCACCCACGCCACGCACAGCCGCGGGCAAGACCAGATCACGACACTTCAACGCCCTCCTCGCCAGCTACACCTTGGAAGGCATCGGCTACATCATCGCGGGGACATTCCTCGTTGCCGCGATCAACGAAACCGCAACCGGCGCCGTCGGCAACGGCGCCTGGATCATCGTCGGCCTGGCCGCGCTGCCGTCGACCGCGATCTGGGCCTGGTTGAGCCGATCGTGGTCGCGATCGACGCTCCTCCTGGTCGCGCTGGTCCTCCAGGCAGTCGGCATCGCGCTACCGACGTTCATCCACGGGATCGCTGCCGCGTTGATCTCCGCCGCGCTCTTCGGGGCGACCTTCCTCGGTGTGGCCAATCTCGCGATCGCGCTCGGCGCCGAACTCGACGTACCGCACGCGGTCGCCGTCCTCACCACCGGCTACAGCCTCGGCCAGATCATCGGGCCGCTGGCCGTCGGACCCTTGCTCCACAACGGATACCACCAGGCGCTCCTGGTCAGCGCCGGCGTCGTGGCTCTCGCCGCGACCGCCGCGCTCCTGGTCCGCCACCAACCGAAGGAACTCACATGA
- a CDS encoding SDR family NAD(P)-dependent oxidoreductase, producing the protein MNHQKVAVITGASQGIGAGLVTAYRKLGYAVVANSRTITRSDDPLVLAVPGDIAEPGTGARVIEQGLDTFGRIDTLINNAGIFVAKPFTEYTDEDYDTISGINLRGFFDTTRRAITAMLQNEDGGHVVNITTSFAEHAFSTVPSALAALTKGGLNSVTKSLATEYAARGIRFNAVAPGVIRTPMHPEETHQFLAALHPVGRLGEIDEIVDAITYLEGAKFVTGEVLHVDGGQQAGH; encoded by the coding sequence ATGAACCACCAGAAAGTCGCCGTGATCACCGGAGCGTCCCAGGGCATCGGGGCGGGCCTGGTCACGGCGTACCGCAAGCTCGGCTATGCCGTCGTCGCGAACTCGCGCACGATCACGCGCTCCGACGACCCGCTCGTCCTGGCGGTCCCCGGCGACATCGCTGAGCCGGGCACGGGCGCGCGAGTGATCGAGCAGGGCCTCGACACCTTCGGCCGGATCGACACGCTCATCAACAACGCGGGCATCTTCGTCGCCAAGCCGTTCACGGAGTACACCGACGAGGACTACGACACGATCAGCGGGATCAACCTGCGTGGCTTCTTCGACACCACGCGGCGCGCGATCACCGCGATGCTCCAGAACGAGGACGGCGGGCACGTCGTCAACATCACCACGAGCTTCGCGGAGCACGCCTTCAGCACCGTCCCGTCCGCCCTGGCCGCACTCACCAAGGGCGGCCTGAACTCGGTCACGAAGTCCCTCGCGACCGAGTACGCCGCGCGCGGGATCCGTTTCAACGCGGTCGCGCCAGGGGTCATCCGTACTCCGATGCACCCGGAGGAGACGCATCAGTTCTTGGCAGCGCTACACCCGGTCGGCCGCCTCGGCGAGATCGACGAGATCGTCGACGCGATCACCTACCTGGAAGGTGCGAAGTTCGTCACCGGCGAGGTCCTCCACGTAGACGGCGGCCAGCAGGCCGGCCACTGA
- a CDS encoding LysR family transcriptional regulator — MELRQLRYFVAVAEELNFGRAAARLHIAGPSLSQQIKSLERDLGVRLFERDRRTVTLTAHGETLLPQTRALLEQADALRRTARGFAANEPVRLGYVSWRPSDLAERVSGVAQLLVDAWVMPSHTQAARVADGSIDLAICWVRATDLAEQELSGRLLGADRLFAVSVGDESPVRARDTVVLVDADTEAWASWNIYAVEFARATGAAVERIEDHGITGPGFFDHVRRLGRPVVSSPKRDATPLPRGFVRRPVVDPVPVWTWALVSRQDEARPAVRAAVDALTRDVKVDFDPAASWLPADDPFHQA, encoded by the coding sequence GTGGAGCTGCGGCAGTTGCGGTACTTCGTGGCGGTCGCCGAGGAGCTGAACTTCGGGCGGGCCGCGGCCCGGTTGCACATCGCCGGCCCGTCGTTGTCGCAGCAGATCAAGTCGCTCGAGCGCGACCTCGGCGTGCGGTTGTTCGAGCGTGACCGCCGTACCGTGACGTTGACCGCGCACGGCGAGACCTTGCTGCCGCAGACGCGGGCGTTGCTCGAGCAGGCGGACGCGTTGCGGCGTACGGCGCGAGGGTTCGCGGCGAACGAGCCGGTGCGGTTGGGGTACGTCAGCTGGCGGCCTTCGGACTTGGCCGAGCGGGTGTCGGGGGTCGCGCAGTTGCTGGTCGACGCGTGGGTGATGCCGTCGCACACGCAGGCCGCGCGGGTTGCGGACGGCAGTATCGACCTGGCCATCTGCTGGGTGCGCGCGACGGACCTGGCCGAGCAGGAGCTGTCCGGCCGGCTGCTGGGGGCGGACCGGTTGTTCGCGGTGTCAGTCGGTGACGAGTCGCCGGTTCGGGCGCGGGACACGGTCGTGCTGGTTGATGCGGACACCGAAGCGTGGGCTTCGTGGAACATCTACGCGGTCGAGTTCGCTCGTGCGACCGGCGCCGCGGTCGAGCGGATCGAGGACCACGGGATCACCGGCCCGGGGTTCTTCGATCATGTACGGCGGTTGGGCCGGCCCGTCGTCAGCTCGCCGAAACGGGATGCGACGCCGCTGCCGCGCGGCTTCGTGCGTAGGCCGGTGGTCGATCCGGTCCCGGTCTGGACGTGGGCGCTGGTGTCGCGGCAGGACGAAGCGCGTCCCGCCGTACGTGCGGCTGTCGATGCGCTGACGCGGGATGTGAAGGTCGACTTCGACCCGGCCGCGTCGTGGTTGCCTGCGGACGACCCGTTTCACCAGGCCTGA
- a CDS encoding GntR family transcriptional regulator, whose product MSVGRLDRAGGGPLWKQLQEDLVRRLRSGEFDDAFPGELALVDEYAVSRHTVRQALGQLRTDGLIIAERGRQPRVATVPEIRQPMGALYSLFSSVEESGLPQRSAVRALDVRADGVIAARLNLDGSTPLLYLERLRYAGDEPLALDRVWLPATFAEPLLDADFTHTSLYNELATRTGISLDHGREDIRAVNPSPSERTLLHCPADAAVFSIVRQGTAQNRPVEWRHTLVRGDRFALSAEFSANAGYRLTPSTTALSQAW is encoded by the coding sequence ATGAGCGTGGGCAGGCTGGACCGTGCCGGCGGCGGGCCGCTGTGGAAGCAGTTGCAGGAGGATCTCGTTCGGCGGCTGCGGTCCGGGGAGTTCGACGACGCCTTCCCCGGGGAGCTCGCACTCGTCGACGAGTACGCCGTCAGCCGGCACACCGTTCGCCAGGCGCTCGGTCAGCTACGCACCGACGGACTGATCATCGCCGAGCGAGGCCGCCAGCCGCGGGTCGCGACGGTGCCGGAGATCCGGCAGCCGATGGGCGCGCTCTACAGCCTGTTCTCCTCGGTCGAGGAATCCGGTCTCCCCCAGCGCAGCGCCGTACGCGCACTCGACGTCCGCGCCGACGGCGTGATCGCCGCCCGCCTCAACCTCGACGGATCCACCCCGCTGCTCTACCTCGAGCGCCTCCGGTACGCCGGCGACGAGCCGCTCGCTCTCGACCGCGTCTGGCTCCCGGCGACCTTCGCCGAACCGCTGCTCGACGCCGACTTCACCCACACCAGCCTCTACAACGAGCTGGCCACGCGCACCGGTATCAGCCTGGACCACGGCCGCGAAGACATCCGCGCGGTGAACCCGAGTCCGTCCGAGCGCACCCTCCTGCATTGCCCCGCCGACGCCGCCGTGTTCTCCATCGTCCGCCAAGGCACCGCGCAGAACCGTCCGGTCGAGTGGCGGCACACACTCGTCCGCGGCGACCGGTTCGCTCTGTCCGCCGAGTTCTCGGCCAACGCCGGCTACCGCCTGACGCCAAGCACCACGGCGCTCTCTCAGGCCTGGTGA
- a CDS encoding YeiH family protein: MHLEVRPRHASTAPPKLTSRVPGLAAVLVLTAVAVPLGRLVPVVGGPVFGIVLGVLAGLFISALRSDACRPGYDFASKTLLQLSIVVLGTGLSLQQVARVGVSSLPVMLGTLALALGGAWFFGRLLGVRGDTQTLIGVGTAICGGSAIAAATAAIGARRSSVAYAMATIFTFNIVAVLTFPPLGHLLGMSSESFGLWAGTAVNDTSSVVAAGYAYSQAAGDQAIVVKLTRSLTLIPIVLTLVALKIRRENRAARALDAAAEGSYAGATASIRKPLPWRKLVPLFLIGFIAAAGLRSAGAIPDSWLPTLTIVGSTLITSALVAIGLSMRPRELRDAGPRPLLLGAILWVLVAVGSLVLQSFS, translated from the coding sequence GTGCACCTTGAGGTTAGGCCACGGCACGCCTCGACTGCTCCGCCCAAGCTGACGTCCCGGGTGCCCGGTCTGGCCGCGGTGCTGGTGCTCACGGCAGTCGCGGTCCCGCTCGGGCGATTGGTGCCCGTGGTCGGCGGGCCGGTGTTCGGGATCGTGCTCGGCGTGCTCGCCGGCCTCTTCATCTCGGCGCTCCGCAGCGACGCCTGCCGTCCGGGGTACGACTTCGCCTCGAAGACACTGCTCCAACTGTCGATCGTCGTGCTGGGGACCGGTCTGTCCCTCCAGCAGGTCGCGCGCGTCGGCGTCTCGTCGTTGCCGGTCATGCTCGGAACGCTCGCGCTCGCGCTGGGAGGAGCGTGGTTCTTCGGACGGCTGCTCGGCGTACGGGGAGATACCCAGACCCTGATCGGCGTGGGTACGGCGATCTGCGGTGGATCTGCGATCGCCGCCGCGACTGCCGCGATCGGCGCGCGGCGCTCGTCGGTCGCCTATGCGATGGCGACGATCTTCACCTTCAACATCGTCGCCGTACTCACGTTCCCGCCGCTCGGTCACCTGCTCGGGATGAGCTCGGAGTCCTTCGGGCTCTGGGCCGGTACGGCGGTCAACGACACGTCGTCCGTGGTCGCGGCCGGGTACGCGTACAGCCAGGCCGCGGGTGATCAGGCGATCGTCGTGAAGCTGACCCGGTCGCTGACCCTGATCCCGATCGTGCTGACGCTGGTCGCGCTGAAGATCCGGCGCGAGAACCGCGCGGCTCGGGCGCTCGACGCCGCTGCCGAGGGCTCGTACGCCGGTGCGACGGCATCGATCCGGAAGCCGCTGCCGTGGCGCAAGCTCGTCCCGCTGTTCCTGATCGGGTTCATCGCCGCCGCCGGATTGCGCAGTGCAGGCGCCATTCCGGACTCGTGGCTGCCGACGCTGACAATAGTCGGCAGCACACTAATCACATCCGCATTAGTTGCAATCGGACTATCAATGCGGCCCCGCGAACTCCGCGACGCAGGACCCCGGCCGCTCCTGCTCGGAGCGATCCTCTGGGTCCTGGTCGCGGTCGGCTCGCTTGTCCTTCAGTCCTTCTCGTAA
- a CDS encoding glycoside hydrolase family 2 protein: MSQPRAEYPRPQFVRPEWVNLNGDWQFEIDRSDSGLERGLRERELTQRIVVPFAPESELSGIEEVDFLEAVWYRTTVTIPADWTGKEAVLHFQAVDHDATVWVNGVEVVRHRGGFTPFSANLRHVAGPGEEATIVVRARDSHRGPQARGKQSQLYFNHSCLYTRTTGIWQTVWLEAVPTVHLKRPRITPDVAASAFHLEVPVSANKPGYKIRATLKDADGDVVTQEVRADLDLAPRLTLQIPADRVRLWDTTDPHLYDVRLELIDAEGNITDAADSYAGLRSVSINGKAILINGRHVYQRLVLDQGYWPESLMTAPSEEALVRDIELSLAAGFNGARLHQKVFEERFLYHADRLGYLVWGEFGDWGSGVGDTGSDNQQPTASYVAQWLEAVERDYSHPSIVGWCPLNETHQLLHDRITQLDDVTRAMFLATKAADTGRPVLDASGYSHRVPETDVWDSHNYEQDPAKFAEQMADLVNDKPYGNTGGPEGKPISLAYDGQPYFCSEFGGIWWNAEKAAAGKSGNSADSWGYGQRVADEEEFYSRFAGLVDALLDNELMFGYCYTQLTDVFQEENGIYNFDRSNKLDVPRIKAVQERQAAYEKD, from the coding sequence ATGTCGCAGCCTCGTGCGGAGTATCCGCGTCCGCAGTTCGTTCGTCCCGAGTGGGTGAATCTGAACGGTGACTGGCAGTTCGAGATCGACCGGTCGGACTCCGGGTTGGAGCGTGGGCTGCGGGAGCGGGAGCTGACGCAGCGGATCGTCGTACCGTTCGCGCCGGAGTCCGAGTTGTCCGGGATCGAGGAGGTCGACTTCCTGGAGGCGGTCTGGTACCGCACCACCGTCACGATCCCTGCCGACTGGACCGGTAAGGAGGCGGTGCTGCACTTCCAGGCCGTCGACCACGACGCGACCGTGTGGGTGAACGGCGTCGAGGTCGTCCGGCACCGCGGCGGGTTCACGCCGTTCAGCGCCAACCTCCGCCACGTCGCCGGCCCGGGCGAAGAAGCGACGATCGTCGTCCGCGCGCGCGACAGCCACCGCGGTCCGCAGGCGCGCGGCAAGCAGAGCCAGCTGTACTTCAACCACAGCTGCCTCTACACCCGCACCACCGGCATCTGGCAGACCGTCTGGCTCGAAGCAGTCCCGACGGTGCACCTGAAGCGGCCCCGCATCACGCCGGACGTCGCCGCTTCCGCGTTCCACCTCGAAGTACCGGTCTCCGCGAACAAGCCCGGCTACAAGATCCGCGCGACCCTCAAGGACGCCGACGGCGACGTCGTCACCCAGGAGGTCCGCGCCGATCTCGACCTCGCCCCGCGCCTGACCCTGCAGATCCCGGCCGACCGCGTCCGCCTCTGGGACACCACCGACCCGCACCTGTACGACGTCCGCCTCGAGCTGATCGATGCCGAGGGCAACATCACGGACGCCGCCGACTCGTACGCCGGTCTCCGCTCGGTGAGCATCAACGGCAAGGCGATCCTGATCAACGGCCGGCACGTCTATCAGCGGCTCGTCCTGGACCAGGGCTACTGGCCGGAGAGCCTGATGACGGCGCCGTCCGAGGAGGCGCTGGTTCGCGACATCGAGCTCAGCCTGGCGGCCGGGTTCAACGGCGCACGGCTGCACCAGAAGGTGTTCGAGGAGCGGTTCCTGTACCACGCGGACCGGCTCGGATACCTGGTCTGGGGCGAGTTCGGCGACTGGGGTTCCGGGGTCGGCGACACCGGCAGCGACAACCAGCAGCCGACGGCGTCGTACGTCGCGCAGTGGCTCGAGGCGGTCGAACGCGACTACAGCCACCCGAGCATCGTCGGCTGGTGCCCGCTCAACGAGACGCACCAGCTCCTGCACGACCGGATCACCCAGCTCGACGACGTCACCCGCGCGATGTTCCTTGCGACGAAGGCCGCGGACACCGGCCGCCCTGTGCTGGACGCGTCCGGCTACAGCCACCGTGTGCCGGAGACCGACGTCTGGGACTCGCACAACTACGAGCAGGACCCGGCGAAGTTCGCCGAGCAGATGGCGGACCTGGTCAACGACAAGCCGTACGGCAACACCGGCGGCCCCGAGGGCAAGCCGATCTCGCTCGCGTACGACGGCCAGCCGTACTTCTGTAGTGAATTCGGCGGTATCTGGTGGAACGCCGAGAAGGCTGCCGCCGGGAAGAGCGGGAACTCGGCGGACTCCTGGGGCTACGGTCAGCGCGTCGCGGACGAGGAGGAGTTCTACTCCCGCTTCGCCGGCCTGGTCGACGCACTCCTCGACAACGAGTTGATGTTCGGCTACTGCTACACGCAGCTGACAGACGTGTTCCAGGAAGAGAACGGCATCTACAACTTCGACCGCAGCAACAAGCTCGACGTACCGCGGATCAAGGCCGTGCAGGAGCGCCAGGCGGCTTACGAGAAGGACTGA